A window of the Hevea brasiliensis isolate MT/VB/25A 57/8 chromosome 6, ASM3005281v1, whole genome shotgun sequence genome harbors these coding sequences:
- the LOC110635764 gene encoding 60S ribosomal protein L18a-like protein: MDQGHSTNAVENRQSEYILISDAEEPRLGMFDKPLPCFGCGIGWFSLLLGFVCPLMWYFATILYFGRYYHKDPRERSGLAACAIAATICTIAAVIALLVILL; this comes from the exons ATGGATCAGG GGCACTCAACTAATGCTGTGGAGAACAGGCAAAGCGAGTACATTCTGATTAGTGATGCAGAGGAACCCCGCTTGGGAATGTTTGACAAACCCCTTCCTTGTTTTGGATGTGGAATTGGATGGTTTTC TCTTCTGCTTGGATTTGTGTGCCCTTTGATGTGGTACTTTGCAACAATTCTTTACTTTGGGAGGTACTACCATAAGGATCCAAGGGAACGATCAGGGCTAGCTGCCTGTGCAATAGCT GCTACGATATGCACAATAGCTGCAGTGATTGCTCTGCTTGTTATTTTGTTGTAG